ACAACTTTGGTGGCTCAAAGTCACCGGGCAAGCAGGCCTCGACGAGATCGGCCTGGCAGAGAATCACTGCCTGGTGGTGGACGAACAGGTCGTCTTTGAAATGAAACGGCACTGCCAATTGAATAACTGCAACATCTATCCGTTCGTGTAGCGAAGATTCACCGGAATTGTGTGGCTTCGCTTATTCTTTAAATCGTGCTGCAATTCGGGGTAGAATGGAGCTTCGCTTCTCTTCACGACGATCTCCCACCCCCTGATCTCAAACCGCCTCAGGTATCTGTATGAACATGCCTCGTTTGCTTACGCTGCTCGCGTTGGTCGCCTCCTTTTTTCCCGCTTCTTTCGCCTTTGCGGAAGAAGTCGCTGGCAGTCGGCCCAACATTGTCTTCATCCTGGCCGATGACATGGGCTGGAATCAGCCGGGCTTTAACAACCCAGCCAGAAAGTCGCTGACACCTAACATTGATGCCCTGGCCGCCGAAGGGATGCGTCTCAATGAGTTTTACACCCACAGTGTGTGTGCCCCGACACGCTCTGCCTTCTTGACGGGTCGCTACGCATTCCGCACGTGGAGCGATTGGCGAACCGAAGACTTCGGCAAACCCAGCTACCTCGCCAAACTTGGACTCACGCTGGCCCATAACGATCGGGGCGAACCAACCCGGCGCATCCATGCCCTCGATACCGAAGAGATCACGATTGCTGAAGTCCTCCAGGACTCCGGTTACTTCACCGCCTTGCTTGGCAAGTGGCATCTCGGCGAGTGGTTACCAGAACATCTGCCGATGGGGCAGGGGTTCGAGTATCAATACGGGCACTACGCCTGGGGCATCGACTACTACACCAAGACAATCGTCCACAACGCCCCGGCCCGCTTTGCCGTTTACGATTGGCATCGCAATCAGCAGCCGGTGAATGAAGAAGGTTATAGCACTGATCTAATCGCCGCCGAGGCCGAGCGAGTGATCGCCGCGCGGAAGGATGATGAGCGTCCTTTCTTCATGTACGTTGCATTCAACGCAGTCCATGGCCCCTTGAATCCTCCGCCTGGGTTTTCGGGAGACGTGAACGATCCGATGGCGATACGTGACGCGATGCTGGTAAGTCTGGACAAGGCCGTGGCCCGCATCGAACAGGCCCTGGATGACAACGGATTCCAAGACAACACCCTGTTAGTCTTCACCAACGATAACGGCCCCGTATTGGAAGAACTGAGCAGGCCGTTCCGTGGCACCAAAAACACAACCTTTGAAGGGGGCGTTCGCCAACCCGCGATCATCCGTTGGCCAGGCAAAGTGAAGCCAGGGAGCAGCCAAGATGGCCTGATGTTTGTCACCGATTTCTATCCGACGTTCCGTACGCTTGCTGGAAGTAACATGCCACAAGCCCGTCCGATCGACGGGATCGACATGACCGAGATGCTATTTGACGGGCAACCGAGCCAGCGTCACGAAATCATCTACGACGTCGCCGGTAGCGTCCGCCTGCCGACGATTCGGCAAGGCGATTTCAAATTGATGGGGGACATGCTATTTAACATCAAAACCGACCCTGCCGAGCAAGTCGACGTCGCCCTGAAACATCCTCAGCTTGTTGCGCAGCTTCGTGAACGCGTCACCGAAGTCGGTGCCGAGCGACCTCCGCTGGGAGACAAACCGCTGCTGATGGATCCTCCGCTGCCGTACGTTTATGGGCTGGAAGAACAGAAGGAGACGCCGCAGTGGCTGATCGACAAGGTCGAAGCGGTTCGAGCCACACAGCCGAAACAATGGGCCCCCGGCGAGACACCCTGGCCAAAAGCCCCGATGGGCGCCGAGGCCAGCAAGATGGATGGGCTGAGGGATGAAGTGGCCAAATAGTCCCCGTCAGTCAAGCGGGCAGGGGGGCTCTGGCGGACGGGGTGGTGGTGGCGGAGGTTGTTTCCGCTTGCCATCTTTCGGTGGTGGGGCAAACAGCATCCCAGCCAGCTGCGACACAATCCCTGCCATGACTAGCATTCCGTAGCTCAGCATCATCTCCGAGATGAAGTCACTGCCACCGAAGGAACGCCCCAGGTAACCACTTCTTCCCTGGAAGACCTCAAAGAACAGAAAATACAACATTCCGAAGATCCCCAGCCCCAACGCACCAGGCCGGATGAAACGATTGCCAAAGATGCCAACCACAATACCAACGGTCGACGCCATCAAGTAGGCACACATCACCAACCGTTGAATCGCCCGACCATTTTGAAACGGACTACCTAAAATCGCCGCCACAATAATCGCGAGGCCGACGATCAGCATGACGTAGATGTACTTATGGGGCATGGTGGACACTCATACGGGACCAAGGAAGTAACCGTTACCCTGCAAAGACGAAATAACGCTCGCGCAGGTTTCGGAAATGTTCGGCATTTTCTTTCCCCTCTAGTGCCCGCCGTTTTGCTGGCCGTCGCGGAAGTGGTAGCCTAGGTCGGCCAAGTAACGATAGATGGCCCGCTGAACGTCGCGACGTTGTCGAACGATCAAGCGATCCCCAACACTGGTTGCGTAGGAGGTGGGATCAATCTCTTCGCCGGAGAGAAACTTCGTTTCGATCAACGTGGCCAGTTCCTCTAAATCGTCTTTATCCAGCAGCGTTTGACCACCGAGCCCCAGCGGAGCAGCATACGCTACGTCGATGACTTCAGACGCGGCTTCTTGGTACTCGTCAGCAAGCGAAGTCACCGCCGAGCGACGCAAATCGGCCAGTAGTGTTTCGATTTGTTCATGGACACGCCGCTCTTGCGAAACCACAAGACAATCCGCCAACGGATTCGACACGGAACTGCCAGGACCTCCCAACTCTTCCCACGAATCAGGCACAATCTCGTTGGTAAACATTGCCAGCAACCGATCGGCAGGCGTCTTGAGCACCAATTGGCCAGGGTAATTTGGCGAACCAGGCAACCGCGAACCACAGAAGAAACCATCGAAACGAATGAACTTCGGCAACTCGCCAACGTTCACTTTTGAGTCTCCGTACGTCAAGTCGCGCACGGGATAGACGCGAATCTCGAGCGAACGTTCCAATTCGTCCGGCGTGGTGATGCAGAGATAGTCGCCGCGAATTTGCCAGACCAAATACTGCTGAGAGAGATCATTCAAAACGGTCTCGATCGTCACGTTCTTCCACTGTGTGGGGACGATCAGATCAGACGACAATCCCATGTCTTCGAGGGCTCGGTTATCGATGCAAACCTGAATTCCCAACTGTTTGCTCAGGACACTGGCCAGTTCTTCCAACGAGAGTTTGGTATCTAACTTGGTAAATCTTTCCGTCCGGAGTTGTTGCTCAATCGCTTTCGCTTCCTTCGCCAGCGGGTGGATGGAGATCGACTGCGTGGGGTAAGCCTCGCTAGGAAGATCCTTGGCCGCGACGATCGCTTTCAGCAGACGCTCGATCCGGTCGTGAAAACGGACCGGCTGCGTGACCACCAATCCTCCTTGGGCGATCTCGCACGAGCCTGGCCCACCCAGGATCTCCCACTGCTCCGGATCAAGCAGTTGCACCGCGGCCAAAATCATGGCCAAGCGGCGGTTATCCTTCTCATCTCCTAGCCACTTGCCGACCGGGTAGTAGCGGGTCACCAGGTGATCCTGCCCCAAAACGGCGTCGGAACTGCAAATGAGAATTCGCTCTGGCTGAATGACATATTCAAGATCGATGCCCCGAGTGAATACCTGCAACACACTTCCCAGGGTGACGTTCTCGAGATGAATCGTGATCGGCATGTCACAGTTCTTGCCAACCCTTTCGAGCGAACGGTTATCGATATGAAACGGGCAGCCAGACTTCTCGGCCAGCATTGGGAGGAATTCGTCCAACGGTGTATCAACCGCCTCGATCGTGATCGTCGTGTTCCACAGCCGCTCGATCAGATCGCGCGTGCCCATCTGATCGTCGATCGAACGCTCCGTCGCCGAAGAGGGTAACGCGTTAACCTGAGCCACGTCTTGGCCGTGAACTGTCGCAGAAAGTAGGACGGCGAGGAGAAGGGGAGTCCAACGCTTCATGGGAAGAGGTTTCCTGATCCGCAGGCAAGAAAGGGAATCCCCCCAACTTAGCTGGAGTTTGCAGTCGAAGCAAAGATTTGGTGGCTAACGCACGGCTCGCCAAGTCAGGCTAATTCGCGGGCCAGCGTCTGGCTGTCGATTGATCGCGTGTTTCCAAGCCGTCTGGACTTCGGCGTCCATATAAAGAAGCGAACCAGGTTCGAGCTCGTATTGTGCTCGCGCATCATTATCGATCGCACGGAAAGAAATCGTACGGACACTGCCCAGAGAAACGATCGCCACGCCTGTCCCGTCGATTAGTCCCGAGGTATCGTCGGCGTGGTAGCCCATGCGGTTCTCGCCGGTCTCGTAATAGTTCGCGAGGCAGTTGTTGAAAGCAACGCCGAGTCGCTGCTGAAGCCGTTCACGAAGTTCGACCAGGCAAGGAAGCAGCTCCGCCGGTTGGTAGTTCATCTGCGAGTAATCATATGGCTTCCCGAAGCTGGCCGTCTTTCGGGCCTGCATTCTCTCGTCCCATGTGACAAGACGCAGTAACTCATCAAACAATGCTTGCTGAGTGTTCAGAAAACCTGCTTCAAGTAGAACTGCAGAAACGTTCGTCGGCATGATGCTCTTCATTTCATTCGTAGTCTTATTTGCGTTCGACTATTAGGCGAAGATTGAATCGATTCGTTTTAAACGCCAAGTCATTATCAAATATCGATTCGAGGAAATCTCTCAAAAACCTTTCTGCAATCCATCCCACCTGCTTAAATGAGGAAACTGGATTAGAGACGTTCTATACCTTTATCGCGTCAATTCCCGTC
The Blastopirellula marina genome window above contains:
- a CDS encoding alpha-ketoglutarate-dependent dioxygenase AlkB, translating into MPTNVSAVLLEAGFLNTQQALFDELLRLVTWDERMQARKTASFGKPYDYSQMNYQPAELLPCLVELRERLQQRLGVAFNNCLANYYETGENRMGYHADDTSGLIDGTGVAIVSLGSVRTISFRAIDNDARAQYELEPGSLLYMDAEVQTAWKHAINRQPDAGPRISLTWRAVR
- a CDS encoding arylsulfatase B, coding for MPRLLTLLALVASFFPASFAFAEEVAGSRPNIVFILADDMGWNQPGFNNPARKSLTPNIDALAAEGMRLNEFYTHSVCAPTRSAFLTGRYAFRTWSDWRTEDFGKPSYLAKLGLTLAHNDRGEPTRRIHALDTEEITIAEVLQDSGYFTALLGKWHLGEWLPEHLPMGQGFEYQYGHYAWGIDYYTKTIVHNAPARFAVYDWHRNQQPVNEEGYSTDLIAAEAERVIAARKDDERPFFMYVAFNAVHGPLNPPPGFSGDVNDPMAIRDAMLVSLDKAVARIEQALDDNGFQDNTLLVFTNDNGPVLEELSRPFRGTKNTTFEGGVRQPAIIRWPGKVKPGSSQDGLMFVTDFYPTFRTLAGSNMPQARPIDGIDMTEMLFDGQPSQRHEIIYDVAGSVRLPTIRQGDFKLMGDMLFNIKTDPAEQVDVALKHPQLVAQLRERVTEVGAERPPLGDKPLLMDPPLPYVYGLEEQKETPQWLIDKVEAVRATQPKQWAPGETPWPKAPMGAEASKMDGLRDEVAK